Proteins from a genomic interval of Coraliomargarita parva:
- a CDS encoding SCO family protein: MFRVFPLIPLSLILSVLTAHAAMVGGRVLEVQPDSRTYKVELTLSKADAFKTGDTVEFKVGMGDAGIDYTGRLIQAEAVEYGGRWNLEKIFPVDGDGSKAYRDVNARLHQETATMSRRKFTRQGDFIPDFAGIDQHGKFVQIRELRGHPFILNFIFTRCQMPTMCPASTTRMSAMQDKARELGMEDLHFVTVTFDPAYDSPGILKQYAEGYGIEDDGSFYLLTGTEDLLDDLLRRFGILTVEEDGTINHTMATLLVDAQGRVAYRKEGSSWTTEEFLEEAKKL; the protein is encoded by the coding sequence ATGTTTCGTGTCTTCCCCCTGATTCCCCTGAGTCTTATTCTTTCCGTGCTGACGGCCCATGCGGCGATGGTGGGCGGTCGCGTGCTGGAAGTGCAGCCGGATTCGCGCACTTACAAAGTGGAGCTGACGCTTTCGAAGGCGGATGCCTTCAAGACCGGTGATACGGTCGAGTTCAAGGTCGGCATGGGCGATGCCGGGATCGACTACACCGGGCGGCTGATTCAGGCAGAGGCGGTGGAATACGGGGGCCGTTGGAATTTGGAAAAGATCTTTCCTGTGGATGGCGATGGTTCGAAGGCTTACCGTGACGTCAATGCACGGTTGCATCAGGAGACGGCTACGATGAGCCGACGCAAGTTCACCCGCCAGGGGGATTTCATTCCTGATTTTGCGGGGATCGACCAGCATGGCAAATTCGTGCAGATCCGCGAGCTGCGCGGGCATCCTTTTATCCTGAACTTCATCTTTACCCGCTGCCAGATGCCGACGATGTGTCCGGCATCCACCACGCGCATGTCCGCCATGCAGGACAAGGCCCGCGAGCTGGGCATGGAGGACCTGCATTTTGTCACGGTGACCTTCGACCCGGCTTATGATTCCCCCGGAATCCTGAAGCAGTATGCGGAGGGCTACGGCATTGAGGACGACGGGAGCTTTTACCTGCTGACCGGTACGGAGGACTTGCTTGACGATTTGTTGCGCCGTTTCGGTATTCTGACGGTCGAAGAGGACGGCACAATCAACCATACCATGGCGACCCTGTTGGTGGATGCGCAAGGCCGGGTGGCCTACCGCAAGGAAGGCAGCAGCTGGACGACCGAGGAGTTTCTGGAAGAGGCGAAGAAGTTGTAG
- a CDS encoding cupin domain-containing protein gives MTEIEAIIAHYQLEPLDQEGGFFKQVWCSPRRVANHLLGTDYPVGNTHPMGTLIHFLITADSFSAMHRLPTVEHWFHHLGDAIEMLVLKEDGSGELVEIGPDFRQGQNIHYATPERSWQGSRVRSGGAHGWALGSCVMVPGFEWTDFELGDESKLCHEYPAFRSAIKARCRDKPVDGTL, from the coding sequence GTGACCGAAATTGAGGCAATCATAGCACACTACCAACTCGAGCCACTCGACCAGGAGGGTGGTTTCTTCAAACAGGTCTGGTGCAGTCCCCGGCGTGTGGCGAACCATCTATTAGGAACGGATTATCCTGTCGGGAACACCCATCCCATGGGCACTCTGATTCACTTCCTGATCACGGCAGACTCCTTTTCCGCCATGCACCGTCTTCCCACCGTGGAGCATTGGTTCCATCATCTGGGCGACGCGATTGAAATGCTCGTACTCAAGGAGGACGGAAGCGGGGAACTGGTGGAGATCGGGCCGGATTTCCGACAGGGCCAGAACATCCATTACGCGACCCCGGAACGTAGCTGGCAGGGATCCCGTGTGCGTTCCGGCGGAGCGCATGGCTGGGCGCTCGGCAGTTGTGTGATGGTTCCCGGCTTCGAATGGACTGATTTCGAACTGGGGGACGAGTCGAAGCTTTGCCATGAGTACCCCGCCTTCCGCTCGGCGATCAAGGCCCGCTGCCGGGACAAGCCGGTTGATGGTACGCTTTGA
- a CDS encoding pyruvate carboxylase — translation MNKLLAANRSEIAVRIFRSATELGCRTVAIYANEDRFGVHRFKADESYLVGQGKGPVAAYLDIESIIDLAKDKQVDMIHPGYGFLSENAGFAKACEANGITFVGPSADLLARMGDKIEARKIADQAKVPTLPGTADPIDDPDQALKTAKKIGFPLIIKAAFGGGGRGMRVVKDPKDLKASLEEAQGEAQRAFGNSAVFLERYIERAKHIEVQILGDKQGNVVHLHERDCSVQRRHQKVVEIAPSIGLPDEVRIQLCEAAVQIAKSIGYYSAGTVEFLYDLDTDEWFFIEMNPRIQVEHTVTEVITGIDIVRSQILIAQGHSLHSEAVGIPSQADIPRSGVAIQARITTEDPDKNFAPDYGKIVNYRSAAGFGIRLDGAMGDTGAVITPYYDSLLVKLTASARSFELAIQRMDRALREMRIRGVKTNIPFIENVINHPIFISGKATTTMIDTSKDLFKFRRRRDRATKLLKLLGETIVNGNDQVKGRPVPVMDLPVIIPTHDHTHKLPAGTKDYLTKHGPEKFAEWTRKQKKLLVTDTTMRDAHQSLLAARMRSYDQLKVADAIAQRAGDLYSLECWGGATFDTSMRFLRENPFKQLRRLRERIPNVCFQMLLRGANGVGYSNYPDNVIRGFIKHSAESGMDIFRVFDSLNYLPNLKVAMESIRKHTNSVCEATICYTGDILDPKRDKYTLQYYVDMAKELEQMGAHILALKDMSGLCTPHAAYKLIKTLRSEIGIPVHFHTHDSSGIAGASVIKAAEAGVDVVDLAVSSLSGLTSQPNLNSVVNALNGDKRDTGLDLKFFNELSIYWEAVRQFYGPFDTSPKFGSAEVYNHEMPGGQYTNLREQARALGLGARWPEVVRYYHDVNMVLGDIVKVTPSSKVVGDLSMFLLTKGIEPEDMVNLDPGTAFPESVVDMLSGGLGQPKGGWPKDVQKVVLGDRKPFKGRPGARAEKVDLDATREELTKKYKREIGDDELYAYLMYPQVFADLVKFVDEYGHARVLPTPAFFYGLKPGEEISVEIEEGKILIVKLIYVSEPNADGARTLTFELNGRARECVILDHSIKTVTKKRTKADPADKKQVGAPIPAMVSAVSVSVGQKVKQREKLCVLEAMKMQTTVYALTDGIVDAIEVQAGDQVDSKDLLVRLR, via the coding sequence ATGAATAAACTACTAGCCGCTAATCGTAGCGAAATTGCCGTCCGTATTTTCCGCAGTGCCACCGAGTTGGGCTGCCGCACCGTTGCCATCTATGCGAATGAAGATCGCTTTGGCGTCCATCGCTTCAAGGCCGATGAATCCTACCTAGTGGGACAGGGCAAGGGGCCGGTGGCTGCATATTTGGACATCGAAAGCATCATCGACTTGGCGAAGGACAAGCAGGTTGATATGATCCACCCCGGCTATGGGTTCCTTTCCGAGAATGCCGGGTTTGCGAAAGCCTGTGAGGCGAACGGGATTACTTTTGTTGGGCCCAGTGCGGACTTGCTGGCCCGGATGGGCGACAAGATCGAAGCGCGTAAAATAGCCGATCAGGCGAAGGTGCCGACACTACCGGGCACTGCAGACCCGATTGACGATCCGGACCAAGCCCTGAAGACGGCCAAAAAGATCGGCTTCCCCCTGATCATCAAGGCGGCCTTTGGCGGGGGTGGACGCGGCATGCGGGTGGTGAAGGATCCCAAGGACTTGAAGGCGTCCCTGGAAGAGGCGCAGGGTGAAGCACAGCGTGCCTTCGGCAACTCGGCCGTCTTCCTGGAGCGCTACATCGAGCGGGCCAAACACATTGAGGTGCAGATCCTGGGAGACAAGCAGGGGAACGTGGTCCACTTGCACGAGCGTGATTGTTCGGTGCAGCGTCGCCACCAGAAGGTGGTTGAAATCGCGCCGTCCATCGGCTTGCCGGACGAGGTGCGCATCCAGCTTTGCGAGGCGGCCGTGCAGATCGCGAAATCGATCGGTTACTACAGTGCCGGCACAGTCGAGTTCCTGTACGATTTGGATACCGACGAGTGGTTCTTCATCGAGATGAACCCCCGTATCCAAGTCGAGCATACGGTGACCGAGGTGATTACCGGAATCGACATCGTGCGCAGCCAGATTCTCATTGCCCAGGGGCACAGCCTGCACAGTGAGGCAGTCGGAATTCCTTCGCAGGCGGATATCCCGCGTAGCGGTGTGGCCATCCAGGCCCGGATCACGACAGAGGATCCGGATAAGAACTTTGCTCCCGATTACGGCAAGATTGTCAACTACCGGTCCGCGGCCGGTTTCGGCATCCGCCTCGACGGTGCCATGGGCGACACCGGGGCGGTCATTACACCGTACTACGATTCCCTGCTGGTGAAACTCACCGCTTCGGCCCGCAGTTTCGAGCTCGCCATCCAGCGGATGGACCGGGCGTTGCGTGAAATGCGCATCCGCGGCGTGAAGACCAATATTCCGTTTATCGAGAATGTGATCAACCACCCGATCTTTATTTCGGGCAAGGCGACCACGACGATGATCGATACCTCGAAGGATCTCTTCAAGTTTAGACGTCGTCGCGATCGTGCGACCAAGCTGCTGAAACTGCTCGGCGAAACGATCGTCAATGGCAACGATCAGGTGAAAGGCCGTCCGGTTCCGGTGATGGACCTCCCGGTGATCATCCCAACGCACGATCACACGCACAAGCTGCCGGCCGGAACGAAGGATTACCTGACGAAGCACGGTCCCGAAAAGTTCGCCGAATGGACGCGCAAGCAGAAGAAACTGCTGGTAACCGATACGACGATGCGGGATGCCCACCAGTCGCTGCTCGCCGCCCGCATGCGCAGCTACGACCAGCTCAAAGTGGCCGATGCGATCGCCCAGCGGGCCGGTGATCTTTACTCACTTGAATGCTGGGGCGGGGCGACCTTCGACACCAGCATGCGCTTCTTGCGCGAGAACCCGTTCAAGCAGCTGCGCCGTTTACGCGAGCGTATTCCCAATGTCTGTTTTCAGATGTTGCTGCGCGGAGCCAACGGGGTGGGCTATTCGAACTATCCGGACAATGTCATACGTGGATTCATCAAGCATTCCGCGGAGTCGGGGATGGATATCTTCCGGGTCTTTGACTCGCTGAACTATCTGCCGAATCTGAAGGTGGCGATGGAGTCGATCCGCAAGCACACGAACTCTGTGTGTGAGGCGACGATTTGCTACACCGGCGACATCCTCGACCCCAAGCGCGACAAGTACACCCTGCAGTACTACGTGGACATGGCGAAGGAGCTGGAGCAAATGGGCGCTCACATCCTCGCGCTGAAGGACATGTCCGGCCTTTGCACGCCGCATGCGGCCTACAAGTTGATCAAGACGCTGCGCAGTGAAATTGGTATCCCCGTGCATTTCCACACGCACGACTCTTCCGGAATTGCCGGTGCGTCCGTGATCAAGGCGGCGGAGGCGGGAGTCGACGTGGTGGACCTTGCAGTTTCGTCACTCTCCGGACTGACCTCGCAGCCGAACCTGAACTCCGTGGTCAATGCCCTGAATGGTGATAAGCGCGACACCGGCCTGGACCTCAAGTTCTTCAACGAGCTCTCGATCTACTGGGAAGCGGTTCGCCAGTTCTACGGACCCTTCGATACGAGTCCGAAGTTTGGCTCGGCTGAAGTTTACAATCACGAAATGCCCGGCGGGCAATACACCAACCTGCGCGAACAGGCCCGAGCACTCGGCCTCGGTGCCCGCTGGCCGGAAGTCGTGCGCTACTACCATGATGTCAACATGGTGCTCGGCGATATCGTGAAGGTGACTCCGTCCTCCAAGGTTGTCGGCGACCTTTCCATGTTCCTGCTCACGAAGGGCATCGAGCCGGAGGATATGGTCAATCTGGATCCCGGCACAGCCTTTCCGGAATCCGTGGTCGATATGCTTTCCGGCGGCCTGGGCCAGCCGAAAGGTGGCTGGCCCAAGGATGTACAGAAAGTCGTGCTTGGTGACCGCAAGCCATTTAAGGGCCGTCCCGGCGCCCGAGCCGAAAAGGTCGACCTTGACGCGACCCGGGAGGAATTGACGAAGAAATACAAGCGTGAGATCGGCGATGACGAACTCTACGCCTATCTGATGTATCCGCAGGTCTTTGCCGATCTGGTCAAATTTGTGGACGAATACGGCCATGCCCGAGTCCTGCCGACGCCTGCCTTCTTCTATGGCCTCAAGCCGGGCGAGGAAATCTCGGTCGAGATCGAGGAGGGCAAGATCCTCATCGTGAAGCTGATCTACGTCTCCGAGCCGAACGCCGATGGTGCGCGCACCCTGACCTTCGAACTGAACGGGCGTGCCCGCGAGTGCGTGATTCTCGACCATTCGATCAAGACCGTCACCAAGAAGCGGACCAAGGCCGATCCAGCCGACAAGAAGCAGGTCGGTGCGCCGATTCCGGCCATGGTCAGCGCCGTCTCCGTTTCCGTCGGTCAGAAGGTCAAGCAGAGGGAAAAGCTCTGCGTGCTTGAGGCGATGAAGATGCAAACCACGGTCTATGCGCTCACCGACGGCATCGTGGATGCCATCGAAGTGCAGGCCGGCGACCAGGTGGATTCCAAGGACTTGTTGGTGCGCCTGCGCTAA
- a CDS encoding LpxI family protein translates to MPDLPSQYLPSDFSARPIGLIAGKGRYPILVAESIRAAGIPLRVISFKDETEGALIQSIPAADHIQIKVGQLGKLLKSLQKLGCGYALMAGQITPKRLFHGLHPDLKALTLLNKIKVKNAETIFGTIASEIEAIGIRMLDARSFLDAHVADEGLMTGGKLQAAEEYIQHGIEMAKGIADLDIGQGVVVRKGTVLAVEAYEGTDPMLKRAGSFKTDGLIFVKTVKRRQDYRFDVPVFGERTLAIMHEAGIRTAALEAGNVLILDKAQIIGQARKLKIELYGYSPAPHTSHLTS, encoded by the coding sequence ATGCCCGACCTCCCATCCCAGTATCTACCCAGTGATTTCTCAGCCCGCCCGATCGGATTGATCGCGGGCAAGGGCCGCTACCCCATCCTCGTAGCCGAATCCATCCGCGCCGCCGGTATCCCCCTGCGCGTGATCTCTTTCAAGGACGAGACGGAAGGGGCGCTCATACAGTCCATACCTGCGGCCGACCATATCCAGATCAAGGTCGGTCAACTCGGCAAGTTGCTCAAATCCCTGCAGAAACTCGGATGCGGGTATGCGCTCATGGCCGGGCAAATCACGCCCAAGCGGCTTTTTCACGGCCTGCACCCCGACCTGAAAGCACTCACTCTGCTCAACAAGATCAAGGTAAAGAATGCGGAGACCATCTTCGGAACCATCGCCTCGGAAATCGAAGCCATTGGTATCCGGATGCTGGATGCACGCTCCTTTCTTGATGCGCATGTCGCCGACGAGGGCCTCATGACCGGAGGCAAGCTTCAGGCAGCCGAAGAATACATCCAACACGGAATCGAAATGGCCAAAGGGATCGCCGACCTGGATATCGGGCAAGGCGTAGTGGTCCGCAAAGGCACCGTCCTCGCCGTCGAAGCCTACGAGGGCACCGACCCCATGCTGAAACGGGCCGGCAGCTTCAAGACCGACGGCCTGATATTCGTCAAAACCGTAAAACGCAGGCAGGACTACCGCTTCGACGTGCCGGTCTTCGGCGAACGCACCCTCGCGATCATGCACGAAGCTGGTATTCGAACTGCTGCCTTGGAAGCCGGGAATGTCCTCATCCTCGACAAAGCGCAAATCATCGGCCAAGCTCGCAAGTTAAAGATAGAACTCTACGGCTATTCACCCGCTCCCCACACAAGCCATCTAACAAGCTGA
- a CDS encoding type II secretion system protein: MSQPCLPQQARRTGAFTLVELAVAVAVIGILAALAIPYFKRTLDRSRMSTLENDLRIYEQDFDTYELKNGFYPASQPTAGVNPVGMEGQMSRAWILPSPVGGTYRWVYSTEEKPEDRIAYIEIIGSPEHPIILDTRQLAKIDDELDDGNISSGRMVLYGTNIRYYLRQ; the protein is encoded by the coding sequence ATGTCACAACCATGCCTACCGCAACAGGCCCGACGTACAGGCGCCTTCACCCTTGTTGAACTGGCCGTCGCCGTCGCGGTGATCGGCATCCTCGCCGCCTTGGCCATCCCCTATTTCAAACGCACCTTGGACCGTTCCCGAATGAGCACCCTGGAGAACGACCTGCGCATCTACGAACAGGACTTCGACACCTATGAGTTGAAGAATGGATTTTACCCGGCGTCACAACCCACTGCCGGGGTCAACCCGGTCGGGATGGAGGGACAAATGAGCCGTGCATGGATCCTGCCGAGCCCCGTAGGCGGGACCTACCGCTGGGTCTATTCCACAGAAGAAAAACCGGAAGACCGCATCGCCTACATCGAGATTATCGGGAGTCCGGAACATCCGATCATTCTGGATACGCGACAACTCGCGAAGATCGATGACGAGCTGGATGATGGCAACATTTCAAGCGGTCGCATGGTCCTCTACGGTACCAATATCCGGTATTACTTACGCCAGTAA